From the Buchnera aphidicola (Macrosiphum euphorbiae) genome, the window AAAATTGTTTTTTAATCCAGTTAAGGGTATATTAAAAGGATTTATCGATTTAGTTTTTTTTTGGGAAGAAAAATATTACATATTAGATTATAAGTCTAATTGGTTGGGTGAAAACAATAGTTTTTATTCTGATATGCATATAAAACAAGAAATAATCAAAAAAAGATATGATTTGCAATATCAAATATATACTATAGCTCTACATAAATATTTAGAAAAAAAAATAAAAAATTATAATTATAAAAATGATTTTGGAGGTGTTTTTTATTTTTTTTTACGTGCTATAGATCAAGATCAAGAAAACGATGGAATTTTTTATACTCTTCCAGATTTTTCATTAATAGAAAACATAATTACTTTGATTGCATAAAAATATGATTATATTATTAAGACAAGCAGTAAAATTAAAAATTATACGTCCTATCGATTTTTATTTTTCCCAATTTATCGCTCAAAAAAATACTATTATAATGTTAGTTGCAGCTTGTGTAAGTTATGAAAGTACCAAAGGTCATATCTTCTTGCCTGTTCAATATTTTGAAAAAAATTGTTTTTTTTCCAGTTTTAATAAAACGTTTACAAAAAAAATATCAATAATTTTAGAAAAAAAAATAAATTGGTCATTTGAGTTATTAAAACATATATCTGTAGGTAATGGTTCTATTCCTACACCTTTAGTTTTATATAAAAAAAAAATATATCTTTATAAAATGTGGAAAGCTGAAAATAATATTTTTAAATTCTTCTACACAAAAAAAAATAAAAATAAAATTGATCGAAAAAAATGTTCGAAAATATTAGATAATTTGTTTCCTGGTAAAAGTATAAATTTTCAAAAAATAGCTGTAGCACTAACTCTAATAAATCATATAACTTTTATTGTTGGTGGTCCTGGAACCGGAAAAACTACTACTATATTAAAAATAATAATTGCATTAATAAAAAGTTCAAGTAAACCAATAAAAATTCAATTATCTGCACCAACAGGTAAAGCAACAACACGTTTAAATAAAATCATGAAAAATAATATCTTTGATCTTTATTTTTCTGAAAAAGAAAAATACTCTCTGCCATCTAGAGCTAAAACTATACATCAACTATTAGGAATTAAAAAAATTTCACAAAATAGTTTTTTCAATAAAAATAACTTATTAGATTTAGATATTTTAATTATTGATGAAATTTCAATGGTAGATATTTTAATGATGGAAAAAATATTATGTGCAGTTTCAAAAAATACTAAATTAATTTTTATAGGTGATCAAAATCAATTATGTCCAATAGAATCTGGTTCTATTCTAAGAGAAATTTGTTATTATGCTAACAATGGATATAGCTTAAAAACTATTGTTGATATTAAAAAACTTACACAATATAAATTGCAAAAAAAAATAAATAAAAAAACAACATTTATTAGCAATAGTATATGTGTTTTAAAAAAAAATTATAGATTTGATAAAAGTTCAGGGATTGATATTTTGTCGAATGCAATTTGTAATAAAAAAATAAAAATTTTTGAAAATTTATTTAACAATTCAATAAAAAACGTTTTTTTTTATGAACACAATTCCGTTCAAAAATATAAAAAAATGATTGAAAATATTACTTCAAACTATGAAAATTTTTGGGATAAAATATATAAAAAAGCAACAATAAAAGAAATAATAGAATCTTTTCAAGATTATCAAGTATTATGTGTGTTACATGACGGTTTATTTGGTGTGAACTTTTTAAATAAAAAATTAGAAGAAAATATGCATAAAAAAAATATAATAAAATATTTTTATA encodes:
- the recD gene encoding exodeoxyribonuclease V subunit alpha, coding for MIILLRQAVKLKIIRPIDFYFSQFIAQKNTIIMLVAACVSYESTKGHIFLPVQYFEKNCFFSSFNKTFTKKISIILEKKINWSFELLKHISVGNGSIPTPLVLYKKKIYLYKMWKAENNIFKFFYTKKNKNKIDRKKCSKILDNLFPGKSINFQKIAVALTLINHITFIVGGPGTGKTTTILKIIIALIKSSSKPIKIQLSAPTGKATTRLNKIMKNNIFDLYFSEKEKYSLPSRAKTIHQLLGIKKISQNSFFNKNNLLDLDILIIDEISMVDILMMEKILCAVSKNTKLIFIGDQNQLCPIESGSILREICYYANNGYSLKTIVDIKKLTQYKLQKKINKKTTFISNSICVLKKNYRFDKSSGIDILSNAICNKKIKIFENLFNNSIKNVFFYEHNSVQKYKKMIENITSNYENFWDKIYKKATIKEIIESFQDYQVLCVLHDGLFGVNFLNKKLEENMHKKNIIKYFYINEQEWYVGKPIMISNNNKCLDVFNGDIGITNFSKSGVLQVSFLKENNTINNIPAKILSNYKTAWAITVHKSQGSEFINTALILPNSDSYMLNKDILYTGITRSRKILSIFSDKEVFMKTILKNSYKIIF